ACTGACCAACAGTTGGCACTGTTTCACGTCTTGAATTCCAGCCCTCACATCCCGCTCTCCAAGTCTCATGATGACAAGTGGCAAGACTTAGGCCCATTTGTCAGATCATGCCAGGCTGCCGTTGATTGGCAACCCACAACCAGGCCTGACGTAATGTATTCCCCCAGTCTGAGTGCATTTGATCTAAAAATGTCTCCAACCCTCTGTTGTCCAGCCACAcgctcatttgttgtgactgaaAATCACCTTCATTCTTATGCAATGTTGTCTAGCCCCTCTGACATTTCTCCTTTACTTTCAGATCTGCCTGAAACACTGTGGGCAAAGGACAAATATGATGTGGGCCTCATCAGAAACTGTGATCCAGTCAAAATCACTCCAAAATCTGATTACAGGCCATGTAAACAACAATATCCACTCAGACAAGAAGCAGTGGAGGGGATACGTCCTGTTTTTGAATCCTTTTTGCAGGCTGGAGTAATTGTCCCCTGCCCTGATTCACCGGTCCGCACTCCACTGTTCCCAGTTAAAAAGATCAGAGACAAAGGTCAACCTACTGAGTGGCGGTTTGTGCAGGATTTGAAGGCTGTGAATGATGCTGTAATTTTTCGATCGCCTATTGTTCCCAACCCATACACACTGCTTTCCCAAATTCCGCCTAATGCAGTGTGGTTTTCGGTTGTAGATTTATCCAACGCTTTTTTTAGTGTTCCTGTCCACAAGGACAGCCAGTACtggtttgcttttaattttgaaaacaagGCCTACACGTTCACACGCTTATGTCAGGGCTACTGTGAGTCTCCGTCATTGTACAATCAGGCTCTCAGGAACAGTCTTGAACCCCTCATCCTCACTCCGGGTTCAGCTCTCTTGCAGTATGTTGATGATCTACTAATTGCCAGTCCCACACAGGAGCAATGTGAAACAAATACGATCGCTTTGCTGAGGCATCTGGCTCGTGAGGGCCATAAAGTCAGTCTCAGCAAACTACAGTTTGTACAACAAACTGTCACGTTTCTGGGTCATGTCGTCACCAAAGATGGCAAATCCCTGTCTGATAAGAGAGTAGAAGCTATTGTTAACATGCCAAAACCCTTGACGAAGAAACAACTCATGTCATTCATCGGCACATGCTCTTTCTGTAGAACGTTCATTCCTGACTTTGCTCTTCTTGAAGCCCCCTTAGGTGCTCTGTACCACGGCAAATCACTCACTCCTCATGAACGTGTCGTTTGGACTCCAGAGGCAGACGAGGCATttgtcacactgaagaagacgCTGCAGCAATCTCCCACTCTTGCTCTCCCTAACCCTGACAAACCTTTTGTTCAGGCTGTGGATGAGAGAGACCGCTGCATGACTTCCGTCCTCCTTCAGTCGCATGGTGACAAGTTTCGCCCTGTCGCCTACTTCTCTGCCAAACTTGATCCGGTGGCAGCTGGCCTTCCACGTTGTTTGCGTGCAGTGGCCGCATGTGAAAAAGCCGTTCTTGCCTCACGAGACATAGTAGGTTACTCTGACTTGACACTCCTTGTTCCTCATGCTGTGTCTCTCATTCTTACAGAACAGAAGACCtcacatctctctgctgctcgctGGTTGCGGTATCACACTGTTCTTCTTGACATGCCCAACATCACAGTGAAACGCTGTTCAACTTTGAACCCAGCCACGCTTCTTCCGCTTCCGGATGACGGGGAAGAACACAACTGTGTGGCTGAACTTCAAGTCCAGTGTTCCCCACGACCTGACCTCTTTGACGAACCTCTTTCTAACTCTGACTTGATTCTGTATGTCGATGGGTCTGCCTCACGTGACCCTGTCTCTGGTACTAACTGTgttggtttctctgtttgttcagaTAGCGAAGTCCTCGTCTCGAGTTCTCTTCCTCATCACCTCtcagcacaggcagcagagctcatCGCACTCACGGAAGCATGCAAACTGGCTACTGGTAAAACACTCACAGTCTACACTGACTCCAGATATGCATTCGGTGTAACTCATGATTTTGGTGCCGTTTGGCAACACAGAAACTTCCTCACATCCTCTGGTAAAAAGATAGCACACCATGGTCTCATCACAGATCTTCTATCTGCGATTTTGCTCCCAAAAACGGTGGCTGTATGCaaatgtgctgcacacacacgtgctacGGATGTGGTGTCTCGGGGAAACGCCAAAGCAGACACAGCGGCTAAAGCTGCAGCTCGCTTACCACCTcctctttcaaacaaacaattggCTGCACTCACATCTgacatgtcctcctctctttctgcagtACAGTCCACTGCTACTCCTCCTGAGATCTCCCTATGGAAGAAGTCCGGTGCTATGTTCCAAGCTGGTGTGTGGTATGGTCCTGACAACAAACCCTGTTTgccaaaacatttctttccccATTATGCTAAGTTATCTCATGGCAAAGATCACACATCTAAAATGGGGAGTTATCTATGATAACAGAACATTGGTTCACGAAAGGTTTCTCCACCTATGCTCAAAAGTACTGTCAGGCATGCGTAATCTGCGCCACACACAACGTTGGCAGGCCAGTGGCTGTAACCAGCCAGGCAGCTCACCAACCACCAACTCGACCTTTTGAACATCTGATGATGGACTTCATAGAGCTGTCACCATCAGAAGGTAAATCTCACTGCTTAGTGATGGTCGACATGTGGTCAAAATGGGTTGAAGCTTTCCCTGCCTCAAAACAAACTGCAAGTGTGGTCACCAAAGCATTGTTAAGAGACATTATTCCACGATGGGGAATTCCTAGCAGGATTTCCAGTGACAACGGCAGACACTTCGTAAACGAAGCTGTCAAACAACTCGGTTCTCATCTAGGTATGGATGTGCGAACACACTGTGCATATCATCCAGCCAGTGGTGGAGCTGTGGAACGAGAGAATGGCACACTCAAAACTAAACTTGCAAAGTGCTGTGAAGACACAGGTCTTGCATGGACAAAAGTCCTGCCTCTGGTGCTGATGTACATGAGGATGAGAAAACGAACAAGGTCTAATCTTTCACCTTATGAGATTCTTTTTGCAACTCCTCCCCACATTGGTGTggctcctccatcttctccgcTTCCATCCACAGACTTGTGTGATGATAACATGTTGTCTTATTGTGCTAACCTAACTTCGTCTCTTTCAGACATCAGGAGACAGGTgacctcctcccttcctcatcCAGCTACTGAACCGCTTCATAACCTCCAGCCAGGCGACTTTGTGGTGGTCAAGGACTTCCGGAGAAAGAATTGGCGCTCACGCAGGTGGCAAGGGCCTTACCAGATACTGCTCACAACCTACACAGCCGTGAAAGTTGCTGAAAGAGCCACCTGGATCCACGCCAGCCATTGCAAACGAGTACCATCTCCATCGGACCAGCTGACGCCTTCAactgaaagcacacacactgatactctCCCTCCAGCTTGCGTATGTGTTTCTGAGTGATTTCACTAGACAAAAACAGCTATTGCAATTATCCTTTCaacttcatattttatgatgCCTTAATTTAAATCTCTGAATTTTTAAGGTTGATGTGTTACTTTATGAAGTTTGTACATActtaataatatatacataccacttctgtctgtcctgggtgaggaatccctcacatgtggatcTCTCTAAGGTTTCTACTTATTTTTCACCCTGTGAAAAGGGTTTTTTTTTAGTAATTTTCTTCCTTACGCTTTATGAGGGTTTAGGGCAGAGGTTGTCACCCCATGTTTAAGGCCTATGATATTTTCAACCTTACATATACtttatgttgacatttaacattttattacattttaatatgagtTACTTTTGCCAATCAATACAGTATGTTACATTTTGATAATGgttaatgagaaaatgattttgtttgacCTGATTTCCttccatattttttcattttaaacgcTTGCTCCATTAcaggaaaataacttttttttgtttcctttccgCAAAAACAGCAACGGCTACCTATTGTGGCCTCATCGCCAGTGACTCTGTATATAGGATTGCAGACTCTATGATTTTCTTCTATGATTTGATGTTTGTTACTGATGTTGATTATGATGTTTCTTGATTATTTTTCGTTAGTgatcatattttttattgatgatCAAATGGGGGAgtgtaatggaaaatatcactgaccagtgtctaaggtaTTGGATATCCCCTTACTaagtgtctcactgctgtgatactgtctacctgacaggatggaGCCCttatttgttgatgtttttcctTAATTGGTACCAGGGACGGTAGGGTGAGGTTTTTCATCTAACTGGTACCGGGGACggaaggacacagcagataagatagaggatgatctcatgtctttcatgtcttctttttttttttcatatcatgtcttatgaaacgcctctttgtataagttctggcttctGTGAACTtacagccagttgttccattttgagcacccgtgcttgttgtgtaaactctgcagagcttattattataaagactcaaaagcaactccggtctgagaatttcattatttcaaatctcaagatgaatttccatcacaaccTCATTGTAATGTTTCTGGTCTCACATCGTTTGGTTAAAGAGCAAACTAAGCATCAGCTTGCTGGGTAGCATTAGCCGCGCTAGCATAAGCTATGTTAGGATTAGCCTTGTTAGCTAACATTACCCACTAGCCACCATTCTTGAGTGCGTTAAAGTGAAGGTCATAGCTGACACACaattcaacaaataataaagtaCATGCTGAATTAGTGACGTTCTCCATGTTTCATCTAGAAACAGGCCAAGTGTTATAGTTTAATTaatcaaacacaatcacaagtATCACTGAtattatttctatatatttagtgttaaaagtgaaacatatgtCTTACCTGTAGTCAACTAAGGAGGGTAAGTAATCTTTAGAAAaatcattatatatttatatgaattaaCTTTTGATGACTAAAGTGAGATGGAAGATTTCATTATTGTAGTTTCCTTATCCTCACCAATGATGATAATACCAAAAACAATTGATTTGAACTTGACCATGTTCCATGCTGTGTGTTACTGATACTCTCACTTTTGTCTCTACGACGTCTTTTGAACATATAAttactgtttattttgtctgtgttaTCTTTAATTGATGAAATACAAAGTTCATCTTTGGTGTCTGTTCGCTGCAGCGGTTGGATTAACTtcacttcagcagcttcaccCACACAAACTTCTGCATTTTCGTATTCATGCATTTAAAAAGTATAATGAGCACATTAATTAAAAAGGGTAGTGGAGTCCATCATATAATGGGTCAGATTTAATGATGCATGCTAGTTTTTATCTGCAGGTTGATggtagaaaaaaacataatactGTCATATTCTTATAAATCATAAACAAAACAGTACAATAAAAGTGTACAaggtgaaaataataataataattattataaatatgatGAACAAAAAAACTTGTATGGTGTGGCCCCTCTTTCAAGGCTAGTGGGCGACCAATCTCTGTTAACCTACTCACTCACTACTGCCTCACTACCCCTGGAAATATGAGTGGGCACTGGGAAGGGACAAAGCTGGTTGTGGGTTGTCATTAGTTTGCAGGAATCCACCAAAAATGACTCAACCAATTTCCATGAACTTTTGTGGAGAGGTGAGACATGACCGAATTTTTGCTTggatcccttttttttttgcctgtattttttgtacatttttcaacagtttcattcatttatcagagaataattaatggatcgtGGTGaacaaatctgacatgtttagggaATTGATGTCTACAagaatgtgacattttgtgcatgtgtatgttagGGATGAACCCATCACATTTTGGTGTAGATCCCTTtaatttttcactttcttaaacaaTCATATTTAGGCATATTTAGAGGGctaatatctgtgtgtgtgtaatgtggtgCAGCCTGATTACATTAAGATaactgttgggtcttggtggaggaatgagctcttctgagtgtcattctagtctccttatttttttatcatgCTTTAAAACCAAAGGATGACACCAAGATGAGTTTTAATGTTGACTCCTATAAGAATATAGCAAAATTGTAACACAGCAGTTTACTAGGGTGGTCAAAAGTTTATTAACACATAATTCAGCATGGTGATTCTGAAGTGATCTGAAAATCAGGAAGAAAGGAGAATCTCGTGATGGCTTCggcagttttttgggggggtcaGCAGATGTGTCCCTCTGTTCTGACGTCAGTGGGGCTGCcatgtgtctgcctgtctgtgccTGCTGTACAGGAGCAGAAGGTCTGCACAGCAAGTgtagacaggcagacacaccaCAACAGTCTCATCCCATCACAACTTTTTGTCACTGCGAAAGGGGGTGGCGCATGGATCCCAACAAGCACCTGTACCTGGATCCCAACCCTGTAGACATGCAGCTGTAGCATGTAAATAAATGACTCGAGGGCCATGTTGTGGCTAAAGATAAACAGCCCAGTCTTCGTGGAAgctgtgtgtcatgtgacacGGGTCAATGCGTATTCAAGAGAGCATCTTTAACCCCGgtcctctgttttctttgtaaTTCTCTCCCGCCACCTGGACCTGTAACCGAACCCCTCCACTTCCCCTATTCATCCCTCCGCCGATCCCCCTCCCCAATCCGTCCAGCTCTCCGctcgctctccccctctctccccccctttctttcctcttctggGAGTTCAGGCATTTGGAGCGGCTCACTCTGACACAGCTGGAGCTGTCCCAAGCCAAACGAAaagacgcacacatgcacgcagcaaacacacacacacacacacacacacacacacagtggatggACTTGTATATACATCAGGCAGTACACACTAGCACTCTGATGTAAACAAACTGGCACGCAAAAAAAGtaaagaataaatatacacGCACTCAGAAAGACACATGGGgactttttcagacaaacagTGCATCGCTTGAACACAGTGTTCCCAGACACAGCCCCCAGGCATGCAGATTGTACACTCATGGTGTTGTAGGGTTCCTCTTGTGTCATCCACTCACTAAGCGTTTACAAATCGACTCACACAGACTCGGCAACATCTGTGACAAACAACGCAAAGACAGGCAAGTAAACATCTGGGGACCACATCAGAGTTTGGCGGTCTGCGGTCGGGGACGCTGTATGTTTCACCACGAGGATGAAAGTGCAAATCTTGATTGTGGTTAATTGGGACTAATCATCATTATCTATGGTGTGTTGGAAGATTtatcagcagtgtgtgtgtttgtgaggccTGAGTGCATCGTCAGTCACCCGCACTATCACAGGAGATCAGATCGGCTGCTTTTCCAcatgcatctgtgtttgtgcaaacacacacacacatacgcagtCAAACACTGAGCGCctgcttcttctctctcacagttcccgctccctctctctctctctccctccgcccGCGCTATACCTCTACAgacgtttcttttttcttttgactgctgccctcctcccctttattttctccttctttacctctgctgcttttcctccttccttctcttcttccctctgtctctttctttctttctttctttctttctttctctctccctcgctctgtcttagccccctcctcccttaatttctctcccccttttctGTGGTTGGCAGTCTCCCTGGGACTGTGCACATTCCTGGCTGGAAAATCTGAAGCTTTGTCCAAACACCAGCTTCCAAGATCTGCCCAGAGAAATCCCACATGGCTGTTTCTACACTGCAGACCTCCCCCCTTgactcccccccaccaccacccctcctctccaccctcTCAACTCCTCCGCACCAAAtgcccctctcccctctcccccatcAAATCCCCTTCCCaactcctctctccatcctcgtGTGGTTCGCTTCTATACACTCCGTTATTTTTTATCATCTTCAAATCCATACACTCACCTTTCTGTGTGCTACAACATTTACCCTGCACTGACCTCGTATTGGAGTTAAATCTCCACAGCACACTCAACAGACATACATTCCTTTTTCCCCCTCAACTGCCAGGTCTCCGCCAGGCAGcctgaagaaaaacagacagtTCTTGCCCATACACTTTATCTAcactcccctgtgtgtgtgtgtgtgtgtgtgtgtgtgtgtgtgtgtgtgtgtgtgtgtgtgtgcgtgtgcgtgtgcgtgttcgAGCACGTGCATGTGAGGCCTGTTCCATATCTCTAATCCATTAGTCTATAGGAGACGAAGCCTCAGACACCACAGCTCTGATGTATGATGCTTCACGACCACCCTGACACCAGTGGGAATAtgacctacacacaaacacacacacgttgcgGCGATGCCTGTGAACACAAGAGTTATCAACACAATTACAGCTGCAGAGATTCAGAACACGGAAAGTGTAGAGCCTCCCATCAGTAACAAGTTAAAGCTTATATATACATTTGCCTTGAATGTATATATCACCTTCCAATAATTTAATTAGAGCTGACAAATGCTACACAATGAATGGCACAAAGTGTGACTTAAGGTAGAGGTATAACTGTTTGAAAACACTAAAGCTGGTTGTATATTTAATGACGTTTGCACATCTGCAAATGAGAATCATCAGAAAAATACAAGAACCCTATGATAGACCGTTATAGCCTCAGAGTAGAATGCACATGCAGGTTTGAATCTTGACCTGAGTCTCGCTGCGGTAGCTCTTCCTTGCACAGTCTAACCAATGTGCAGACTACTGTACACCAGTAAGATCCTGAACAGGTAGTCTGAACACTGGGATGACGGAGCAGGACCATTCCTCACATTTTCCACCTCTGGTTGCTAGCAGTCCTGCCAGTGGCGGCGGCCGAGCCAGCGAAAGGTTTCCTCCGTCGTTCTCTTCTCCCTTATCCTGTGTCAGCCATGGGTCGCAGGGCGAGGGGTCTCACACGTGCATCAGACATCCACTCCAACCGGCGTCCCTCCTTGTGGAGACGTTCTTGGGCCTCGGGTCGGCCGTCCGCTGGGCTTGCGGCGTAGTATCCAGTCTTGACGTGGCACACTCACTCATTCAGCTAGGGATCTGCCTGTTCACTTGGGGAAGGCATCAGGAAATAAGGGGAGTGAGAGAAGCAAAGCGATTTAGGGAGGAACTTAGCAGCCATATATGGGTTGATGGGACCCTTGGGAATCAACTTTGGAGTGGTCTGCAGTTTCTCCCCGCTTCTcctgcacacactctctcccgctctccatGTTCCTCAGCCCTTCCTCATCTGCTCGAGCAAAAATCACCTCCCTCTGtccacctccatccctcctcttcctctcttcctcatctcAACTTTCTATTTCTACCCCATCAGAGCACCCTGTACTCTCTCcagtctcctccccctccgtCTAAAGCGATCCCAGATGTTGCTCCATGGGCGCCAATCGcgttctgtcattttttttttcatcctctgtTACAGGAAGTGGGCCCCTTcaggaaaaaaagggaagaggaaCGAAGGACGAGAGTCGTAGGGTTCAGGGGAGCACAGGGAGAGGGAAATGTACTACCAGCGGCACGCTCACATCTAATACCACATGTGTGCACGTGCTCTAACGCAGGCGCACAACACGAGCAGCATCCAGGGCTTTACGGATGCTCCCTTCAGCGGGCACACTCTAGTTTTCGTTTTTCCGGAAAACacctttcttcttcatctcttccttCTCTATTCCTCATCCATGGCCTTTCCTATAACCAACCGTTTGGAAGCCCCCTTCTCAGAGGCTAGAGCGAGGGAGCAGGCCAGGGGAGagagattggggggggggggggggcttcactTTAGCAGAAATGTTGTGTTAGAGCTTGAGTCTGAGTAATGACTTTCACATGTGGGCCCggactctctccctcctttttcttctttcatactccttctctccttccctcccgcCCTGGTTCATTTCTCTGCACCCTGCCTCCATACTGTCTGGTTCTCCTCACTCCGGCCGTTCTCAGTCATTCATAAGTCCCCGTGGAGGTCACAGACCACAGACTTATAGTATCTCTGTCCCCTTCCCTgtcgctctctctatctctctctctctttcattgtctttctgtcactggttagtgGGTTGTTAGCATGAATCAGTCTGCAGGCATCATCTGAACTGGGATGGTCTGCTCGCTCTGCGCTCCACAACTCCTGTTCGCCTCACTGTCCCACACCCCTCGTTCCTCTTTAGATGTAGACGGAAAAAAAGGTACTACCAGACATACAACTATTTCAGCTAAAGCCCCCTAGTGAACCATCTTCAGTCTCTGTTGCTGGTTTCCTTGTATCAACACCTCTCtgtgatttcatattttttactCTGCATTCCTCTGTCAAACTTTATCTTTCTCTATTCTGTCTCTtccaggagaaggagaagatgtgTTTGCTTCCTCTGGACAAATCACAGCTCAGGGATGTGGAGAGGGGCTTCATGTCCAGCAAATTTCTCATTGCGCCGAgttaaggtttgtgtgtgtgtgtgtacgtacgtGCACGAGACAGAAAAGGGAGTAGTGCTCTTGTCACCTTCTCTCAGTGATATTTTACAAGGGTGGACActttggaggaggagaggaaagagattTTGCACTTCCCTTGACCTCTCCCATTCAACTTCGCCACCAGGACTGAGAGGATAT
The nucleotide sequence above comes from Platichthys flesus chromosome 9, fPlaFle2.1, whole genome shotgun sequence. Encoded proteins:
- the LOC133960762 gene encoding uncharacterized protein LOC133960762, with protein sequence MADGEETTNQPTEDQRKESESHTHTDAKAMKYSLAKLTEHIQTSYSNEEPLAKLTAHTHTPDHTQLCGTYVKYNSDAFKKMPQLELCVNGHKLNFMVDSGAGYSVVRTSDLPTSPEMSGRFIFSQGASGATVKENFTKPLKCAAQFDKHQQHPIKFEHGFLLSPCCPINLLGRDLMIVLGLNLVSSSEGVTVTHNSSSPTFTMSQTTHEQMFAYQWQLPINASTDLLSTSHSLVTPFSDFMHTDSLHCTSHVTSTVDHVYESLFLPFSDDSLKVSNVFWSGSRSAAFVSLTDQQLALFHVLNSSPHIPLSKSHDDKWQDLGPFVRSCQAAVDWQPTTRPDVMYSPSLSAFDLKMSPTLCCPATRSFVVTENHLHSYAMLSSPSDISPLLSDLPETLWAKDKYDVGLIRNCDPVKITPKSDYRPCKQQYPLRQEAVEGIRPVFESFLQAGVIVPCPDSPVRTPLFPVKKIRDKGQPTEWRFVQDLKAVNDAVIFRSPIVPNPYTLLSQIPPNAVWFSVVDLSNAFFSVPVHKDSQYWFAFNFENKAYTFTRLCQGYCESPSLYNQALRNSLEPLILTPGSALLQYVDDLLIASPTQEQCETNTIALLRHLAREGHKVSLSKLQFVQQTVTFLGHVVTKDGKSLSDKRVEAIVNMPKPLTKKQLMSFIGTCSFCRTFIPDFALLEAPLGALYHGKSLTPHERVVWTPEADEAFVTLKKTLQQSPTLALPNPDKPFVQAVDERDRCMTSVLLQSHGDKFRPVAYFSAKLDPVAAGLPRCLRAVAACEKAVLASRDIVGYSDLTLLVPHAVSLILTEQKTSHLSAARWLRYHTVLLDMPNITVKRCSTLNPATLLPLPDDGEEHNCVAELQVQCSPRPDLFDEPLSNSDLILYVDGSASRDPVSGTNCVGFSVCSDSEVLVSSSLPHHLSAQAAELIALTEACKLATVQSTATPPEISLWKKSGAMFQAGVWYGPDNKPCLPKHFFPHYAKLSHGKDHTSKMGSYL